The following coding sequences lie in one Lentilactobacillus sp. SPB1-3 genomic window:
- a CDS encoding cysteine desulfurase family protein: MEEIYLDNAATTKLSDEVYAEMMDKYKNVYGNASTLYGLGREAKSVMETSRETIANSINAAPDEIIFTSGGSESDNTAITQTALARKKDGNHIITTAIEHEAVLQPMHALEEQGFEVTYLPVDENGNISLDDFKAALTDDTILVSIMMGNNEVGSVMPIHEIGEILKDHQAWFHTDAVQAYGLLDIDVKRDHIDLLSTSAHKINGPKMIGFLYKNSGVNFPSFVKGGQQEDKRRAGTENVPAIAGFAKAVETITAAEKQHRQEKYYGFKQYILDQLKDKGVQFKVNGEVKPDNLNHVLNIWLEGVSTYVMQTNLDLAGIAVSGGSACTAGSIEPSHVLVAMFGEDSPRIGESIRISFGRYTTKEDLTKLVDTIASVISRLEARGVKK, translated from the coding sequence ATGGAAGAAATATATTTAGATAATGCTGCAACTACTAAGTTGTCAGATGAAGTCTATGCTGAGATGATGGACAAGTATAAGAACGTCTATGGCAATGCCTCCACACTTTACGGATTAGGTCGTGAGGCTAAGTCAGTTATGGAAACATCTCGGGAAACAATTGCTAATAGTATTAATGCAGCACCTGATGAAATCATCTTTACTAGTGGTGGTTCTGAAAGTGATAATACTGCAATTACACAAACAGCTCTCGCACGAAAAAAAGACGGTAATCACATCATTACCACTGCTATCGAGCATGAAGCCGTGTTGCAACCTATGCACGCTTTGGAGGAACAAGGTTTCGAAGTAACTTATTTGCCAGTTGATGAGAACGGCAATATTTCATTGGATGATTTTAAGGCTGCTTTGACTGATGATACGATTTTAGTTTCAATCATGATGGGTAATAATGAAGTTGGTTCTGTGATGCCGATTCATGAAATCGGTGAAATATTGAAGGATCATCAAGCATGGTTCCACACTGATGCGGTTCAAGCTTATGGACTTTTAGATATTGATGTCAAACGAGATCATATTGATTTGTTATCTACATCTGCTCACAAAATTAATGGTCCTAAGATGATTGGATTCCTCTACAAAAATTCAGGTGTTAACTTCCCAAGTTTTGTAAAGGGTGGCCAACAAGAAGATAAACGTAGAGCTGGAACTGAAAATGTTCCTGCCATCGCTGGTTTTGCAAAGGCCGTTGAGACGATTACCGCAGCTGAAAAGCAACATCGTCAAGAAAAGTACTACGGATTCAAGCAGTACATTCTTGATCAGCTTAAGGACAAGGGTGTTCAATTTAAGGTTAATGGTGAAGTTAAACCAGATAATTTAAACCATGTGTTGAACATCTGGCTTGAGGGAGTCTCAACTTACGTTATGCAGACTAACCTCGACCTTGCAGGGATTGCTGTCTCAGGTGGATCTGCATGTACTGCTGGTAGTATTGAGCCTTCGCATGTTCTAGTAGCAATGTTTGGTGAAGACAGTCCTAGAATTGGTGAATCAATCAGAATTAGTTTTGGCCGCTATACAACCAAAGAAGATTTAACAAAATTAGTCGATACGATCGCAAGTGTAATCAGTCGACTAGAAGCAAGAGGAGTGAAGAAATAA
- a CDS encoding 5'-methylthioadenosine/adenosylhomocysteine nucleosidase — MTYGIICAMGEELAILQGKLENEASKKVGHTEFFEGTIADQPVVIVQSGIGKVQAAITASILINDFNVDALINSGSAGGIGEGLSVGEVVVSSQTAYHDVDVTASNYEVGQLPGLPARFDADEELVDEIMAAAKESGMKSQRGLIVSGDQFIADSQKIATIKKNFPDALCCEMEGAAIGQVAYENNIPYAVIRAMSDVGDENADQSFDEFIIDAGKRSGQMLINLFEDQASRK; from the coding sequence ATGACATACGGAATTATTTGTGCAATGGGTGAAGAACTGGCCATACTACAAGGCAAACTTGAAAATGAAGCAAGCAAAAAGGTTGGCCACACTGAATTCTTCGAAGGAACTATCGCTGACCAACCTGTTGTGATCGTTCAATCAGGAATTGGAAAAGTTCAAGCCGCAATTACCGCGTCTATCTTAATCAACGATTTTAATGTCGATGCATTGATTAATTCTGGCTCTGCCGGTGGCATTGGCGAGGGATTATCAGTTGGAGAAGTAGTTGTTTCTTCTCAAACGGCATACCATGATGTTGACGTGACTGCTTCAAACTATGAAGTTGGTCAATTACCAGGACTACCTGCACGTTTCGACGCTGATGAAGAACTAGTTGATGAAATCATGGCTGCTGCCAAAGAAAGCGGCATGAAGTCTCAACGTGGTTTGATTGTGTCTGGAGATCAATTCATCGCCGATTCACAAAAAATTGCTACCATTAAAAAGAACTTTCCTGACGCGCTTTGTTGCGAAATGGAAGGTGCTGCGATTGGACAAGTGGCTTATGAAAATAACATTCCTTACGCAGTTATTCGTGCAATGTCTGACGTTGGTGATGAAAACGCGGACCAATCGTTTGATGAATTTATCATCGACGCCGGAAAACGTTCAGGCCAAATGTTGATTAATTTATTTGAGGATCAAGCATCGAGGAAGTGA
- a CDS encoding NUDIX domain-containing protein, whose protein sequence is MNFEEKVLSTEEIYDGAIINVERQTVELPDGQTSHREIVRHAKAVGILAINDQDEMILEKQWRAPVAKTVLEIPAGKVDERDEADLKHAVYRELNEEIRLVPDHVEKLCGFYSSVGFSDEFMELYLASGLKPVDDELPRDKGEFLELSTVSLETALAMIKTGEIEDAKTITAILYWQMLKQK, encoded by the coding sequence GTGAATTTTGAAGAAAAAGTACTTTCAACTGAAGAAATATATGATGGAGCCATCATAAACGTGGAACGTCAAACTGTTGAATTGCCTGATGGTCAAACTAGCCATCGAGAAATTGTACGGCATGCTAAAGCAGTAGGGATTCTAGCCATTAATGATCAAGATGAAATGATTCTTGAAAAGCAGTGGCGGGCACCGGTAGCTAAAACAGTTCTTGAAATTCCAGCTGGTAAGGTTGATGAACGTGACGAAGCTGACTTAAAACACGCTGTTTATCGAGAATTGAACGAAGAAATTCGCTTAGTTCCAGATCACGTAGAAAAGTTATGTGGATTTTATTCATCAGTTGGCTTTAGTGATGAATTCATGGAATTATATCTTGCATCTGGGTTAAAACCAGTTGATGACGAATTACCACGAGACAAGGGAGAATTCTTAGAATTATCCACCGTGTCTTTAGAAACTGCATTAGCGATGATCAAAACTGGCGAAATTGAAGATGCCAAAACCATCACGGCTATTCTTTATTGGCAGATGCTTAAACAAAAGTAG
- a CDS encoding cold shock domain-containing protein gives MLKGTIKSYSEKNAFGFIDQDDDDADLFFFKDAVRPEQINEIAPGKRVEFVTAPGKKGPQGAKISIVEDEA, from the coding sequence ATGTTAAAAGGAACTATTAAAAGTTATAGTGAAAAAAATGCATTTGGATTTATTGATCAGGATGACGATGACGCCGATTTATTCTTTTTCAAGGACGCGGTTCGACCAGAACAAATTAATGAAATCGCTCCAGGAAAACGAGTAGAGTTTGTGACTGCTCCAGGTAAAAAAGGCCCTCAAGGTGCTAAAATTAGCATCGTTGAAGACGAAGCTTAG
- the ileS gene encoding isoleucine--tRNA ligase has translation MRIKDTLNLGKTKFKMRGNLPVKEAEREQAWDENKVYQLRQKLNEGKPSFVLHDGPPYANGDIHMGHALNKISKDIIVRYKSMNGYRAPYVPGWDTHGLPIEQQLTKAGHDRKKMSTNEFRKLCREYALEQVARQKAGFKRLGVAGDWDNPYLTLKPEFEAQEIRVFAAFAKRGLIYRGKKPVYWSWSSESALAEAEVEYHDITSPSAFFAEKVIDGKGVLDDDNTYMIVWTTTPWTIPASEGITIDANFDYSVVQPEGDDRKFVIASELLNKDAELFGWKNVKELKVVKGSELEYVLAEHPFDHNKKLVTMLGNFVTLDAGTGLVHTAPGYGDDDFNIGRQYDLDIFAPVDAKGYLTEEAGEDFAGVFYDDANEIALNKLKEQNLLLHYMPIVHSYPFDWRTKKPIIFRATPQWFASVDKIKDEILAAIDDVDFFPEWGKVRLANMIKNRGDWVISRQRVWGVPLPIFYAEDGEAIITEETVNHVADLFAEYGSDVWFEREAKDLLPDGFTSEHSPNGKFTKENDIMDVWFDSGSSHQGVLAERDDLTYPADLYLEGSDQYRGWFNSSLITSVAVSGHAPYKQVMSQGFTLDNEGHKMSKSLGNTISPDEVIKKMGAEIIRLWVTSVDTSADVRVSIDNFVKISDSYKKIRNTVRYLLANTSDFDPKENGVDFDDLEPADKYMMVTLNEFVKNIKADYDSYDFLDLNKKLSNFVINDLSAFYLDFAKDVVYIDREDGHKRRSMQTVMYAAAVALTKLMTPVLPHTAEEVWEFLKEPEEYVQLAEMPEVVEYSGSEELLTNWHKFMDVRGDVLKVLEEARDNKLIGKSSEAHLTIYATSEVKDLFAKLNTDLQTVLMVSELSVADFADASADAQKFDSDGLALVVEHAEGEVCERCRLTKNDIGSDNDYPTLCASCAEIVRSEFPETATEGFEEK, from the coding sequence ATGCGTATTAAAGATACTTTGAACCTTGGTAAAACCAAGTTTAAGATGCGTGGTAATCTTCCAGTTAAGGAAGCAGAACGCGAACAAGCCTGGGATGAAAACAAAGTTTATCAACTCAGACAAAAATTAAATGAGGGTAAACCATCATTTGTACTTCATGATGGTCCTCCATATGCTAATGGTGATATTCACATGGGCCATGCGTTGAACAAGATTTCTAAGGATATTATTGTTCGATACAAATCAATGAACGGATATAGAGCACCATATGTTCCCGGATGGGATACTCATGGATTGCCAATCGAGCAACAACTTACCAAAGCTGGTCATGATCGAAAGAAAATGAGCACTAATGAATTCCGTAAACTTTGTCGTGAATACGCGTTAGAACAAGTGGCTCGTCAAAAAGCTGGTTTCAAGCGTTTAGGTGTTGCTGGTGATTGGGATAACCCATATCTGACTTTGAAGCCAGAATTTGAAGCTCAAGAAATTCGTGTATTTGCAGCATTTGCTAAGCGTGGATTGATTTACAGAGGTAAGAAACCAGTTTACTGGTCATGGTCATCAGAATCTGCATTGGCAGAAGCTGAAGTTGAATACCATGATATTACTTCACCATCAGCATTCTTCGCTGAGAAGGTTATTGATGGTAAAGGTGTCTTGGATGATGACAATACTTACATGATCGTTTGGACCACTACTCCATGGACAATTCCCGCATCTGAAGGAATTACGATCGATGCTAATTTTGATTACTCAGTTGTTCAACCAGAAGGCGATGATCGCAAGTTTGTGATCGCCAGTGAACTACTAAATAAAGATGCTGAATTATTTGGCTGGAAAAATGTTAAAGAATTAAAGGTCGTTAAGGGTAGTGAACTAGAATATGTTTTAGCTGAACATCCTTTTGACCACAACAAAAAGTTAGTTACCATGTTAGGTAACTTCGTTACACTTGATGCAGGTACTGGTCTTGTGCATACTGCTCCAGGTTATGGGGATGATGACTTTAACATTGGTCGCCAATACGATCTTGATATTTTTGCACCAGTCGATGCCAAAGGTTACTTAACCGAAGAGGCCGGTGAAGATTTTGCAGGCGTATTCTACGATGATGCTAACGAAATTGCCTTAAACAAATTAAAAGAGCAAAATCTACTGCTTCATTACATGCCAATCGTTCATAGTTATCCATTTGACTGGAGAACTAAGAAGCCAATTATCTTCCGTGCAACACCACAATGGTTTGCATCAGTTGATAAGATTAAGGACGAAATTTTGGCTGCCATTGATGATGTTGACTTCTTCCCTGAATGGGGTAAAGTTCGTTTAGCCAACATGATTAAAAATCGTGGTGACTGGGTAATTTCTCGTCAACGTGTATGGGGAGTTCCACTACCAATCTTTTATGCTGAAGATGGTGAAGCCATTATCACTGAAGAAACAGTTAACCATGTGGCTGATTTGTTCGCTGAATACGGTTCTGATGTTTGGTTCGAAAGAGAAGCTAAAGATCTATTACCTGATGGATTTACAAGTGAGCATTCACCAAATGGTAAGTTTACCAAGGAAAACGACATCATGGATGTTTGGTTTGATTCCGGTTCATCTCATCAAGGCGTTTTAGCTGAACGTGATGATTTAACTTACCCTGCTGATTTGTATCTTGAAGGCTCTGACCAATATCGTGGTTGGTTTAATTCAAGTTTGATTACTAGCGTAGCCGTATCTGGACACGCTCCATACAAGCAAGTCATGTCACAAGGTTTCACCTTGGATAACGAAGGTCACAAGATGAGTAAGTCACTTGGAAATACCATCTCACCTGATGAAGTTATTAAAAAAATGGGTGCTGAAATCATTCGTTTGTGGGTAACTTCAGTTGATACTTCTGCTGATGTGCGAGTATCGATTGATAATTTTGTTAAAATCTCTGATTCATACAAAAAAATCAGAAATACTGTTCGTTACTTATTAGCTAACACTTCAGACTTTGATCCAAAAGAAAACGGGGTCGATTTCGATGATTTGGAACCAGCTGACAAGTATATGATGGTTACATTAAACGAGTTTGTTAAGAACATCAAAGCTGATTATGACAGTTATGACTTCCTTGATTTAAACAAGAAATTATCTAACTTCGTAATTAATGACTTGTCCGCATTCTACTTGGACTTTGCTAAAGATGTTGTGTACATTGACCGTGAAGATGGTCACAAACGTCGCTCAATGCAAACAGTTATGTATGCCGCTGCAGTCGCATTAACTAAGTTGATGACTCCTGTATTGCCACATACTGCTGAAGAAGTTTGGGAATTCCTTAAAGAACCAGAAGAATATGTTCAACTTGCAGAGATGCCTGAAGTTGTTGAATATTCTGGCTCTGAAGAATTACTAACTAACTGGCATAAATTCATGGACGTTCGTGGCGATGTTTTGAAGGTGCTTGAAGAAGCCCGTGACAATAAATTGATCGGTAAGTCATCTGAAGCACACTTAACCATTTATGCTACTAGTGAAGTTAAAGACTTATTTGCAAAATTAAATACTGATTTGCAAACCGTTTTAATGGTTTCAGAATTATCAGTGGCTGATTTTGCTGACGCTAGCGCTGATGCACAGAAATTTGATTCAGATGGTTTGGCATTAGTTGTTGAACATGCTGAAGGTGAAGTGTGTGAACGTTGTCGTTTGACTAAGAATGATATTGGTAGTGATAATGATTATCCTACTTTATGTGCCTCATGTGCTGAAATCGTTCGTAGCGAATTCCCAGAAACTGCTACCGAAGGATTCGAAGAGAAATAA
- a CDS encoding DivIVA domain-containing protein: MVLSPQDIHNKEFSSKLRGYNVDEVNDFLDQIIKDYQTVLQENKDLKSQLDENQDKLTYFNDLKDSLNQSIIVAQEAADKVKTNAKKESEIINREAQKQADDTVNEATDKANRILEEASKRAKKLAIETDDLKKDTRVFRQRLQVMLESQLEVIKSRDWDQLLDDSGSTTYEDIEKVVSELDSNSRKSVKSNPQQENSAELVEDSPATDDAGETVVIFPDGQTE, translated from the coding sequence ATGGTATTAAGTCCACAAGATATTCATAATAAAGAATTTTCGTCAAAATTACGGGGTTATAATGTTGACGAAGTTAATGATTTTTTAGACCAAATTATCAAAGATTATCAAACTGTTTTACAAGAAAATAAGGATTTAAAATCTCAATTAGATGAAAACCAGGATAAGTTAACCTATTTTAATGATTTGAAAGATTCTTTGAATCAATCGATAATTGTTGCACAGGAGGCTGCCGACAAGGTTAAGACAAACGCTAAGAAAGAATCCGAAATTATTAACCGTGAAGCACAGAAGCAAGCTGACGATACAGTTAACGAAGCTACTGACAAAGCTAACCGGATTTTGGAAGAAGCTTCTAAACGCGCTAAGAAGTTGGCAATTGAAACCGATGATTTGAAAAAAGATACGCGGGTATTCCGTCAACGATTACAAGTTATGTTAGAGAGTCAACTTGAAGTAATTAAAAGTCGTGATTGGGATCAATTGCTCGATGATTCGGGTTCTACTACTTACGAGGACATTGAAAAGGTTGTTTCAGAGCTTGACAGTAATTCACGTAAGAGCGTAAAATCAAACCCACAGCAGGAAAATTCGGCTGAATTAGTGGAAGACAGTCCTGCAACTGACGATGCTGGAGAAACCGTTGTTATTTTTCCAGACGGCCAAACTGAATAG
- a CDS encoding RNA-binding protein, protein MVDVNVTQHFRPDEQAFVESVADVCSRVENEYRPIQTDFLNPREMYIFETIANRFDAISYRFFGGYDNAEMKRALVYPDYFEPSVSDFGIAAFLIDYPKKFATLSHGQILGTIMGSGINRNVIGDIITDGDTWQFICESEMSDFLQSQIEKIGKIKVKLKPIAVDQIIFPIDESEETGATVSSLRLDTVIAEGFNVSRHHAKELVEGKAVRLNWETVERPDAEISVLDVISVRHFGRIKIKEISGVTKKGKIRIVINLLRRNK, encoded by the coding sequence ATGGTTGATGTAAATGTGACACAACATTTTCGTCCTGATGAGCAAGCGTTTGTAGAGTCAGTGGCGGATGTTTGTTCTCGAGTTGAAAATGAGTATCGGCCAATTCAAACCGATTTTTTGAATCCTCGGGAAATGTATATCTTTGAGACGATTGCTAATCGATTTGATGCCATTTCTTATCGTTTCTTTGGAGGATATGATAATGCTGAAATGAAACGCGCACTGGTATATCCAGATTATTTTGAACCTTCAGTAAGCGACTTTGGTATCGCGGCTTTCTTGATTGATTATCCCAAAAAATTTGCAACTTTGTCACATGGTCAGATTCTTGGAACCATAATGGGAAGCGGCATTAATCGCAATGTCATTGGTGATATCATTACTGATGGGGACACTTGGCAATTTATTTGTGAGAGCGAAATGAGTGACTTTTTGCAATCTCAAATCGAGAAGATCGGTAAAATCAAAGTCAAATTAAAGCCAATTGCAGTTGACCAAATAATCTTTCCAATCGATGAATCTGAAGAGACTGGTGCGACTGTTTCGTCATTGCGATTAGATACAGTTATCGCTGAAGGATTTAATGTTTCTCGCCATCATGCTAAGGAATTAGTTGAGGGTAAGGCAGTACGCCTGAATTGGGAAACCGTTGAACGACCAGATGCTGAAATTTCAGTTCTAGATGTTATTTCAGTTCGCCATTTTGGCAGAATTAAAATAAAAGAGATTTCTGGTGTTACCAAAAAAGGTAAAATTAGAATCGTTATTAATTTATTAAGACGTAATAAATAG
- a CDS encoding YggT family protein, protein MVTFIAYAVTILSKLINLYMILIMVYALLSWLPGAYDSTLGRWLGRIIEPYQSLFNFASFGMISFAPVVAILVLYFIQMGVVYLGQLLIGI, encoded by the coding sequence TTGGTAACATTCATAGCTTATGCGGTCACGATTCTGTCAAAACTAATTAATTTATACATGATTCTAATCATGGTATATGCTTTGCTAAGCTGGCTTCCAGGTGCCTATGATTCAACACTTGGCCGTTGGCTTGGTAGAATCATTGAGCCATACCAGAGTTTGTTTAATTTTGCGTCGTTTGGAATGATTAGTTTCGCACCAGTTGTTGCGATTTTAGTTCTGTATTTCATTCAAATGGGAGTCGTTTATCTTGGCCAATTATTGATTGGCATTTAA
- a CDS encoding cell division protein SepF — protein sequence MPQKFNFANFFGVDDEPQKIQQSRNNVVPMAPKEPMKSELVVSTPVNYSETDEIAEKLMNGVAVIVKFNKLDAKSAARMVDFLNGIVFAINGSITRLEQDIFICTPANFKVSK from the coding sequence ATGCCACAGAAATTCAATTTTGCTAACTTTTTTGGAGTTGATGATGAGCCTCAAAAAATTCAGCAAAGCAGAAATAACGTAGTGCCTATGGCACCTAAAGAACCAATGAAAAGTGAACTGGTCGTAAGTACGCCAGTGAATTATTCCGAAACTGACGAAATTGCTGAGAAGTTAATGAATGGCGTCGCGGTAATTGTTAAGTTTAATAAACTAGATGCTAAATCTGCGGCAAGGATGGTTGATTTCTTAAATGGAATCGTCTTTGCCATTAATGGTTCAATTACTCGGCTGGAACAAGATATTTTTATCTGTACACCAGCCAATTTTAAAGTTTCCAAGTAA
- the ftsZ gene encoding cell division protein FtsZ codes for MEYSLDSAQSHGAKIKVFGVGGGGSNAVNQMISQDVKGVEFIVANTDVQALETSKAETRIQLGPKLTRGLGAGSNPEIGQKAAEESEEAITEALEGADMVFVTAGMGGGTGNGAAPVVAKIAKDSGALTVGVVTRPFSFEGPKRSKYADDGVAQLKENVDTLIVISNNRLLEMVDKKTPMMEAFKEADNVLRQGVQGISDLITSPGYVNLDFADVKTTMSNQGSALMGVGTANGENRTAEATKKAISSPLLEVSIDGAEQVLLNITGGPDLSLFEAQDASDIVSQAATSDVNIIFGTSIDENLGDEVRVTVIATGIDRRRDQQQRGGRPRTTSRFTSPQQSSNQPNANSDRDVNANSDRQTNDDPLGNWDIRNQPSSSRSDVQDNNQFSNVEKQDFDPFQADIQSDDSTSDNGDSDDDVPPFLKHRRNH; via the coding sequence ATGGAATATTCACTTGATTCCGCACAAAGCCATGGTGCGAAAATTAAAGTATTTGGAGTCGGTGGCGGTGGTAGCAATGCCGTTAACCAGATGATCAGTCAAGATGTTAAGGGTGTTGAATTTATCGTTGCCAACACTGACGTTCAAGCTTTGGAAACATCTAAGGCAGAAACACGGATTCAATTAGGACCTAAATTAACCAGAGGTCTTGGTGCAGGATCAAATCCTGAAATTGGACAAAAGGCAGCAGAAGAAAGTGAAGAAGCAATCACCGAGGCTCTTGAAGGAGCTGATATGGTCTTCGTTACTGCCGGAATGGGTGGTGGTACTGGTAATGGTGCCGCTCCAGTTGTTGCTAAGATTGCTAAAGATTCTGGCGCATTAACTGTTGGTGTTGTTACTAGACCATTTAGCTTTGAAGGTCCAAAGCGTTCTAAATATGCTGACGATGGTGTAGCTCAATTAAAAGAAAATGTTGATACATTGATTGTTATTTCTAACAACCGTTTGTTAGAAATGGTGGATAAGAAGACACCAATGATGGAAGCTTTTAAAGAAGCTGATAATGTGTTACGTCAAGGTGTTCAAGGTATCTCTGATTTAATTACTAGCCCAGGATACGTTAACTTGGATTTTGCTGATGTTAAAACAACCATGTCTAATCAAGGTTCAGCTTTGATGGGTGTTGGTACTGCCAACGGCGAAAACCGTACTGCAGAAGCCACTAAGAAAGCTATTTCTTCACCATTACTCGAGGTTTCAATCGATGGTGCTGAACAAGTCTTATTGAATATCACCGGTGGTCCTGACTTATCATTGTTTGAAGCTCAAGATGCTTCAGATATCGTCTCACAAGCTGCAACTAGTGATGTTAATATCATCTTTGGTACTTCAATTGACGAAAACTTAGGTGATGAAGTTCGAGTAACAGTTATTGCTACTGGAATTGATCGTCGTCGTGATCAACAACAACGCGGTGGCCGTCCTCGGACGACTAGCAGATTTACTAGTCCACAACAGTCTAGCAATCAACCAAACGCCAACAGTGATCGAGATGTTAATGCCAACAGTGATCGTCAAACAAATGATGATCCTTTAGGCAATTGGGACATTCGTAACCAACCATCCAGTTCACGTTCAGATGTTCAAGATAATAACCAATTTAGTAATGTTGAAAAGCAAGATTTTGATCCATTCCAAGCTGACATTCAATCTGATGATTCAACTAGCGACAATGGTGATAGTGATGATGATGTTCCACCATTCTTGAAGCATCGTCGTAATCATTAA
- the ftsA gene encoding cell division protein FtsA — protein MDNSGLYVGLDIGTTSIKVIVAEKVKGQLNVIGVGNEPSNGLSRGVIVDIDQAAEAIRGAVNQAQEKASIEIKDVIVSVPANMLKIEPCNGLITIDDRSREITAEDVRNVASSALGTSLPQEREVVDIQPEEFIVDGFDGIKDPRGMVGVRLEMRGKLITGSKGIMHNLQKAVEKAGLNIQSMILTPLAESHQILNDGEQDFGTIIIDLGGGQTTATVFHDHQLKFATTDPEGGEYITKDISIVLNSSMSNAEKLKRDYGYADSFQASADNEFPVEVVGQSEPTYVDEKYLAEIIEARLSQVFDRIKDQLEQVSALELPGGIVLTGGVAALPGIADLAADQFNTNVRVYIPDQMGLRHPSFSSVLSLVSYYSDLSDIQLTVRSAVSATMTAAPKVVEHSNNNNQTVSKTATQNDSKRQKASKKKRGEGIRNFFSEFFD, from the coding sequence ATGGATAATTCAGGTTTATATGTGGGACTTGATATAGGAACCACCTCAATAAAAGTGATTGTTGCAGAAAAAGTAAAGGGACAATTGAACGTTATTGGTGTGGGGAATGAACCATCTAATGGTTTAAGCCGTGGTGTTATTGTCGATATCGACCAGGCGGCAGAAGCAATTAGGGGCGCAGTAAATCAAGCTCAGGAAAAAGCAAGTATTGAAATAAAAGATGTGATTGTTAGCGTACCAGCAAATATGTTAAAAATTGAACCATGTAATGGCTTGATAACTATTGATGATCGTTCTAGAGAGATTACGGCAGAAGATGTTAGAAACGTTGCTTCTTCAGCTTTGGGAACGAGCTTACCACAAGAAAGAGAAGTAGTTGATATTCAACCAGAAGAGTTTATCGTTGATGGTTTTGATGGCATCAAGGATCCTCGTGGAATGGTTGGTGTGCGTCTCGAAATGCGTGGCAAATTAATCACCGGTTCTAAGGGCATTATGCATAACTTGCAAAAGGCTGTTGAGAAAGCCGGATTAAATATTCAATCAATGATTTTAACTCCATTGGCTGAAAGCCATCAGATTCTAAATGATGGTGAGCAAGATTTTGGTACCATTATCATTGATTTAGGCGGGGGCCAAACTACAGCAACCGTATTCCATGATCATCAATTAAAGTTCGCTACAACTGATCCTGAGGGTGGCGAATATATTACCAAAGATATTTCAATTGTATTGAATTCATCTATGAGTAATGCTGAAAAGCTAAAACGAGATTATGGTTATGCTGATTCGTTCCAAGCATCTGCTGATAACGAATTTCCAGTTGAAGTGGTTGGTCAATCTGAACCAACATATGTTGATGAAAAATATTTAGCTGAAATTATTGAAGCTCGATTAAGCCAAGTCTTTGATCGCATTAAGGATCAATTAGAACAGGTTTCTGCATTAGAGTTACCAGGTGGAATTGTTCTAACTGGTGGTGTAGCAGCCTTACCAGGTATTGCCGATTTAGCTGCTGATCAGTTTAATACGAATGTTCGGGTTTATATTCCTGATCAGATGGGTCTTAGACATCCATCTTTCTCATCAGTATTATCACTAGTTTCATATTATTCAGACTTATCAGATATTCAATTGACTGTTAGATCTGCTGTGAGTGCCACAATGACCGCTGCACCAAAGGTTGTTGAACACAGTAACAATAATAATCAAACAGTAAGTAAGACTGCTACTCAAAACGATTCAAAACGTCAAAAAGCCAGTAAAAAGAAACGTGGAGAAGGCATTCGAAACTTCTTCAGCGAATTCTTCGATTAG